The window GAAAAGTTTCCGGAGGTGGACTTTGTCATTGATGCTGTGGCGGATTCCGGAGACGCATATAAGACGAAAATTAAAACAGCTATAGCAGGCGGTGAAGCGCCGGACATTTTCTACAGCTGGGGAGGCGGCTTTTCTAAAGCATTTGTGGATGCAGGAAAGGTGATGTGTCTGGATGATTACATGGATGATGAGACAAAAGCAAAGATAATAGAAGGCACTACCAATAATTTTATATACGATGGCAAGCTGTATGGACTGCCAACCCGCGTGAACATTGGACTGTTGTATTGTAATAAATCCATGTTTGATGAGGCAGGACTGGAATTGCCGGCAACCTATGATGAATTGATGAATGCAATCAACGTATTTAAAGACAAGGGAATCACTCCCATGTGCGTAGGTGCTAAGGATACCTGGACTGCAGCCATGTATTTAAACGCCCTGACCATGCGGGAAGCAGGAACTGATTATGTCAATCAAGTGGTAAATGGTGAAGCAACCATTGACACTCCGGAGATCAAAAAATCTGTAGAGCTGTATCAGGGAATGATAGATGCAGGGGCGTTTACAGAAGGTGCCATTGCAATCAGCAAGGATGAATCCCAGGCAGTGTTTTTGTCAGGCGGGATGCCCATGTACTATAACGGAAGCTGGTTATGCGCCAATATCTTTGACTCTCCTATAAAAGACGATATTGTTGCACTGAACTTCCCTGTGGTGGAAGGGGGGAAAGGTGATCCCAATGAATTCCTGGGGGGTGCTGACCAGACTTTTATGATAAACAGCGAGACGAAAAATCCGGAAAAAGTAGTGGAAGTATATAAGTTTATGTGTGAGAGCTTTTCAAAGAACGTATTTACCAGCGGGGCAGGCCTGCCCACATGGAAGAGCCAGGTGGATACAAGCACGATTGAAAATCAGCTGCTGGTAGATGCCTATAACCTGTATCAAAACTGTACCGGCCTTTCCTTGTGGTGGGATACTGCTTTGACAAGTGAAAAAGCGACCAACCATCTGGAAACGGTGACAGAAACCTTTATGAAGACAATAACTCCAGACGAGTTTATAGAAAAGCATAAAACCTTTTTGCAGTAAGTTTAAGAAATGATGAGAGCAGTCCTTTTCATGGACTGCTCTTTCAAAAAGGAGATAACCATGAATAAGATGTTGAGTAATAAAAAAGCAATCCTCATATTTATATTCCCATCACTGTTGATATTCTTGTTTGTGGTAGTTACATCCATTGGAATGTCTTTTTATTACAGCTTGACAGAATGGGATGGGATTACGAAAAAGATGTTTGTGGGGCTGGATAACTATAAATCCCTGTTTATACATAATACGGATGGATTTGTAGCTGCCCTTAAGAATTCCCTTTTACTGGCAGGTCTTTCAGTCATTGGGGAATTGGTACCTGCGACGGCACTGGCAATTATACTGGCAAGGGGAGTGAAAGGAGAAGGATTTTTCAGGACAGTCTTTTTTGTACCGGTACTTCTGTCCTCGGTGGTTTTAGGGCAGCTCTGGGGAATGATTTATAATCCCACCTATGGCATGCTTAATTCCATTGGAATGAAGCTGGGTTTTCTGAATAAGGCAGTTGCATGGCTTGGAAATCCGGACACTGCTCTGCTGTGTGCCTTTGTAGTAGTGATCTGGCAGTATATTGGCTATCATATGCTTTTGATTTATTCAGGGGTAAAACGGATTCCCCAGGATATCTTTGAGGCGGCTGAGATTGATGGAGCTACCAGATTCCAGACAGCAGTCAGAATTATCATACCGCTGATTCTTCCAACGATTAAGACTTCCATGGTGCTTGCAGTGATCGGGTCTCTGAAAATATTTGACCTTATCTATGTGCTGACCGGAGGTGGTCCAAACCATGCTACGGAAGTTGCAAGTACGTTAATGTATACAAATATTTTCAAGAAAAATCTTTATGGATATGGGAGTTCCATGGCTATTTTTATTGTAATTGAATGTCTGGTTTTCACCGTGTTAATTAATCTCTGGAAGCCAAAGCAGTATACCTATTAGAGAGGAGTACACCATGAAGCAAGTGAAACAATCAGGAATCGCAAAGAAAATGGTATTTCTGATTCTGTGCATATATGCAGTTATCCAAATATTTCCCCTCTTGTGGCTGATTATGTTTTCTTTAAAGGATAATACACAGATATTCGGAGGAAATGTACTTGGCCTGCCGTCCCCATGGGTATTTAATAATTATTTGGTGGCAATTGGCGGAGCAAAGGTGGGACTTTATTTGATAAACAGTGTAATTATCACCGGCTCCACGATTATCATTACGATTATTGTATCCACAATGGCCTCCTATGCCATTGCACGGCTCAAGTGGGGGCTAAGCAATGCATTTCTTCTATTTATTACGATGGGAATGATGATTCCGGTCCATGCTTCCCTGCTGCCTTTATTTTTGAATTTCAGCAAGGTGGGAATCCTGAATACAAGGTTGTCACTGATCTTACCGTACGTAGGATTTGCCATTCCTCTGGCAATCAATGTACTGACCATATTTTTTAAGACAATACCATTAGAAATGGAGGAGGCAGCAGTGATTGACGGATGCAATGTTTATCAGACATTTGTCCAAATCATGCTTCCCATGGTGAAGCCGGCTTTGGCTACGGTTTCCATTTTTACCTATCTTACGGCATGGAATGAATTGATGTTTGCAAATACCTTTATTAACAAGGCTGGTTTAAAGACCCTTACGGTGGGAATCATATCCATGGTAGGAGAATATGCGACCAGCTGGGGCCCCATCGGTGCCGGTTTGGTGGTTGCGACAATTCCCAGCATTATCGGATATATGTTTGTGAGTGCAAAGCTTCCGGAGGCAATGTCTGCCGGTGCGGTGAAAGGATAAGTACATATGAGAAAGATAGAAAATCCGATTCTTCGGGGATTTAATCCGGATCCGTCCATTGTGCGGGTGAAAGACGAATATTTTATCGCCACATCCACATTTGAATGGTTTCCGGGGGTTCAAATACATAAGTCAACAGATCTGGTAAACTGGAAATTGATAGCCCATCCCTTAAATACGCTAAAACTTTTAGATATGGAGGGAAATCCTGATTCAGGCGGTATTTACGCGCCATGTCTCACTTATGACCAGGGTATTTTTTATCTGGTTTATACGGATGTAAAGAATGTGTCAGGAAGTTTTTGGGATTGCAGGAATTACCTGACCACAGCCAGCCGGATAGAAGGTCCTTGGTCGGCTCCTGTATATCTGCACGGAAGCGGAATAGACCCATCTTTATTTCATGATGAGGATGGCCGTAAATGGCTGGTGAACGCATTGCTAAGTCATAGAGAGGGTCCAAAGGTAGGATTTCCACAGTGGGAGGGAATAATTTTACAGGAATATTCTTCTGAAAAAAAAGCACTGATAGGGGAAAGAAAGGTGATTTACAAGGGAAGCGGGCTTGGAACCGTAGAAGGACCTCATCTATACAAACGAAACGGAATCTATTATCTGTTAACCGCAGAAGGAGGTACATTCTATAATCATGCAGTTACCATGGCAAGGGCCGAACGGATTGACGGACCCTACGAGACGGACCCGGAGAATCCGGTCATGACCTCAAGGTATGACTGTACCCTGCCTTTGCAGCGGACAGGACATGCTGACCTGGTGGAAACTCAGGATAGAGAATGGTATATGGTACATTTATGCGGTCGTCCATTGCCCTCAAAGGGCCGTTCCATAATGGGAAGGGAGACTGCCATACAGAAGGTAAGGTGGACAGATGACGGCTGGCTGCGGTTAAACAGAGAAGGGCATACGGCAGAGGTATGGGTGGAGGCCCCGGTACGGGAAGAATACATTGTGGAAAAGGCTCCGGTACGGGATGATTTTGATCGCCCTGAATTGGACATTAATTTCCAGACGCTCCGCATTCCCTTGGATAAAAGCATGATGTCCCTGACAGAGAGAAGCGGTTATTTAAGACTGTATGGGCATGAATCACTGAGCTCCAGATTCCGCCAAAGCTTTGTTGCCAGACGCCAGCAGAGTTTTGTATTCAGAGCGGAGACTTCGCTGGAGTTTGAACCTGGGAATTTTCAGCAAATGGCGGGACTTACCTGTTTTTATGATACAACAAACTATATTTATCTGTATGTAAGCAGAGATGAAGAAAAGGGAAGGATTATTAACCTTATGATTAATGATTTAAACCAATTCTCTTATCCGCTGCAGGAAGAAATTGTGATTCCAGATATGGGAAAAGTGTATTTGCGTGCAGAGATTTATTATGATATGGCCAGATTCTATTATTCTATTGACGGAATTTCATGGAATACGGTGGGAGGATATGTGGAATATAGCAAGCTCTCAGACGAGTATTTTAAAGAGCGAAAGATTGAGCGGTTTACCGGGGCATTTGTGGGAATCTGCTGCCAGGACTTTACAGGAAGCCATGCATATGCGGACTTTGATTATTTTGATTATGAGGAAAAGGACTGAATATTCAATAAGAATACATCATATGGAGCAGCCGAAGTTTCTGAACTTCATCGAAGAGCAGATTAATAATGTAATACCATTGGTTTTGTTGTAAGTAACGGGCTTGAATTAGAAACAAGAGGCCGTCATACTGTTTGATAGATAGAACAGAGGCGGTCTTTTTTTGTCTGGTATGAAAAGGGGAGATTGGCATTTTGTTTAACTGGTGATATATTTCTATCGTGCAGTGCCAGTATTTCTCAAAACTCTGTATTGGAAGGAAAGGCATGGATATGGTATTTAAATCTCTAAATTCAAGAAACCCTGTGGCATATTTCAAATACAAATGGTATAATGGATACAGTAAAGAAAAAACAAAAGATAAGGAGCAGAAACAAAGGTTATATGGATAAACATCAAGCATTAAAGCACTATTTCGGTTACGACAGTTTCCGTGAAGGGCAGGAGATTCTTATTGACAGCATTTTAGCCGGACGGGATGCCCTTGGGATCATGCCAACCGGTTCCGGAAAGTCTCTGTGTTTTCAGATTCCTGCTCTCATGATGGAAGGAATCACACTGGTTATTTCCCCGCTGATCTCTCTCATGAAAGATCAGGTAACAACTCTCAATCAGGCAGGCATTCACGCCGCATATCTTAACAGTTCTTTAACTGCAAGTCAGTATTATAAGGCCCTGGCCTATGCGCGGGAAGGGCGGTATCCCATTATTTATGTAGCACCGGAGCGTCTGGTAACGGATGAATTTCTGGATTTTGCATTGAACACAAATATTTCCATGGTAGCGGTGGATGAGGCTCACTGTGTTTCCCAGTGGGGACAGGATTTCAGGCCCAGCTATTTGAAAATCGTGGATTTCATTGACAGGCTTCCAAAGCGTCCGGTCATCAGCGCTTTTACGGCCACTGCTACAAAAGAGGTCCGTGAGGATGTCATCGATATTCTCATGCTCCGGGAACCGGCTGTGGTATCTACCGGTTATGACAGACCTAATCTCTATCTGGGAGTCCAGTCCCCAAAGGATAAGTATGCCACTTTAAAGAACTATGTGGAGTGTCATCCCGATCAGTGCGGAATCATTTACTGCCTGACCAGGAAGCTGGTGGAAGAGGTATGTGACCGGCTGAATCAGGAGGGATTTTCTGCGACCAAGTATCATGCAGGATTAAGCGATGAGGAGCGGCGGAAGAACCAGGATGACTTTATCTACGACAGAAGTCAGATCATGGTGGCAACCAACGCCTTTGGCATGGGGATCGATAAATCCAATGTACGGTTTGTCATCCATTACAACATGCCGAAGAACCTGGAATCTTACTATCAGGAGGTGGGCCGGTGCTCCAGAGACGGAGAACCGGGAGAATGCATCCTGCTGTACAGCGGCCGGGATGTGGTGACCAACCAGATGTTCATCGACAACAACCAGGACAATCAGGAGCTGGATCCCCTTACACACCGGATGGTCATGGAACGGGACCGTGAACGGCTTAAAAAGATGACCTTTTACTCCTTTACAAACGAATGTCTCAGGGATTACATTCTGCGGTATTTTGGGGAGTATGGAGAGAATTACTGCGGGAATTGTTCCAACTGCTTAAGTCAGTTCGAGACAGTGGATGTGACGGATATTGCAAAGGGACTGACAGGCTGTGTGGAATCCTGCCGTCAGCGGTATGGTGTGAATGTGATTATTGATACAGTTCATGGAGCTAATACTGCGAAAATCCGGAATTACCGGATGGATCAGAATGCCTATTATGGAGCGTTGGCAAAGGTGCCGGCTTATAAGCTTAGACAGGTTATGAATTATTTGATGCTGAATGAATTCCTGACAGTCACAAATGACGAGTATTCCATTGTAAAACTGACCGAAAGGTCAAAGGCAGTTTTAGCGGATGGCGGATCTGTTGTCATGAAAATGGCGAAAGAACAGGAGCATACGGCGAAAATAAAGGAAGAGAAGAAATCAAAGAAAAACAAGATGTCAGCGGCATCCGGTGCTGGCCTTTCAGAAAAAGATGAAGAGCTGTTTGAAACCTTACGGGCACTTCGTATGGAGATAGCCAAGGAGGAAAAAGTACCGCCTTATATTGTTTTTTCGGATAAGACATTGGTACATATGTGTATGGTGAAGCCAAAGACAAAAGAGGAAATGCTGTCGGTATCCGGAGTGGGAGAATTTAAGTATGAGAAGTATGGGGAGCGGTTTTTAGTCTGTGTGAAGGAATCGGGCGGACATTTTACGTGATTCCAGGGAAAAGAGGTACAATAAGGGTAAGCCTGTCTTGACAATATAAATGCCACAGGGTAAAATATGTAAAACATAAGTTCTGCCAATGTACATGACGAAATGGGTGTCATTCAAATGTCTGCCCCAGTGTTTTTATGAGTATTCCCACATTGGCTGTTTCTGGCTATTTTGTTCGGCGATAACATAGGGGGATTATCATGGAAAATGAAATTGTATATAAAATACTCATTGTCGAGGATGGAATAATAGGCCAGAAAATGTTGGTGGATACCTTACAGGATACATACTACGTCAACGTTGTGTCGACTGGCAAAGAAGCGATGCGAATGGTCAGGCGGTTTCGTCCTCATCTGATTTTGCTTGATATCATACTGCCGGATGCAAATGGGTTCGATATCCTGAAGGAATTGAAAGAAAATCAATCCACTCAGAACATTCCCGTTATTGTTATCACAGGACTGGATACTGATGCGGATGAGGAAAAAGCACTGCGTTTGGGTGCGGTCGACTATGTACGGAAACCTTTTAACAAAGTTTTGGTGAATGCACGTGTAAAAACCCATATTAAAATCGTAGAACAATTGCTTACTATTGAAAAACTTAGTTTCTACGATGCCCTGACCGACCTTGCAAACCGCCGTAAGTTTGATTATCATATGGAATATGAATGGCAGCGGGCATTACGGAAAAAAACTACCATCGGATTGCTGCTGTTGGATTTGGACAACTTTAAAAATTACAATGATACATATGGCCACAGGCAGGGAGATATCATGCTAAAAGCTGTGGCAGATGTTTTGAAAAATACTTTAAAACGTGCTACTGATATACCATGCCGCTGGGGCGGCGAAGAATTTGCTGTTCTCATACCGGAAATCAGTCAGGAAGAAGTATTATTAATTGCAGAGAAAATACGTTCCAGAATCGAGGCTTTGGAAGTGCCCAGGAGTAATTCTGATGAGATTACAAGGATAACTTCCAGCATTAGTGCAATCTGCGCGATTCCATATCAATGCCAACAACTGGAAAGCTTTCTTGAAAGCGCTGACTGTCTTCTTTATCAGGCTAAAAAGGAAGGCAGGAACCGGGTGCAGTTTTAACCGTTTAGCCAAGATTGTAATGTAGTACGGCTATGTTGCAAAAGAGGTTCGGAAAGGTGTCATTAATATTCTTGTGCTCAGAGAATCTGGAAATGAAAGGCTATGGAGAGCTGTTTTTACCTGTGCGAAGGAATTGTGCTGAAACGGTTAACGGGCAAAGGCGCGGAAATTGAAATTATGACTAGAAAACCGATTAGTAAGCGAAGGTTGAAGTTATGCAGGCAAATGAGAGAGGCGGCGGCTTGTTTTTGTAAGCAGCCGCCTTTTCTATAGAAAGGGTGACTTGCTGCCCTGTATTGTATTTCCCCAAAAGTTACTCCTGGTCTGTCCTGAATCGTCTTACATCTCCCTGTTCATAGCCTGAAAATTATGGTATGATTGAAAAAAAGCGGCTTACAGGTACAAAGAGCAAAGGATGAGTTTTTATGGAACAAACGGCCAGAAATATTTTTAGAGCAGTTCATGAGGGAAAGTGGCTGAGCATTGAATACAG of the Lacrimispora indolis DSM 755 genome contains:
- a CDS encoding ABC transporter substrate-binding protein, with product MKLKRVLAMILAASMAMGLAGCGGSSSGKTPESVAGKETQSGDKIKISLWHVWPEGNGGTAESFKKTLAEMEEKFPEVDFVIDAVADSGDAYKTKIKTAIAGGEAPDIFYSWGGGFSKAFVDAGKVMCLDDYMDDETKAKIIEGTTNNFIYDGKLYGLPTRVNIGLLYCNKSMFDEAGLELPATYDELMNAINVFKDKGITPMCVGAKDTWTAAMYLNALTMREAGTDYVNQVVNGEATIDTPEIKKSVELYQGMIDAGAFTEGAIAISKDESQAVFLSGGMPMYYNGSWLCANIFDSPIKDDIVALNFPVVEGGKGDPNEFLGGADQTFMINSETKNPEKVVEVYKFMCESFSKNVFTSGAGLPTWKSQVDTSTIENQLLVDAYNLYQNCTGLSLWWDTALTSEKATNHLETVTETFMKTITPDEFIEKHKTFLQ
- a CDS encoding carbohydrate ABC transporter permease — encoded protein: MKQVKQSGIAKKMVFLILCIYAVIQIFPLLWLIMFSLKDNTQIFGGNVLGLPSPWVFNNYLVAIGGAKVGLYLINSVIITGSTIIITIIVSTMASYAIARLKWGLSNAFLLFITMGMMIPVHASLLPLFLNFSKVGILNTRLSLILPYVGFAIPLAINVLTIFFKTIPLEMEEAAVIDGCNVYQTFVQIMLPMVKPALATVSIFTYLTAWNELMFANTFINKAGLKTLTVGIISMVGEYATSWGPIGAGLVVATIPSIIGYMFVSAKLPEAMSAGAVKG
- the recQ gene encoding DNA helicase RecQ translates to MDKHQALKHYFGYDSFREGQEILIDSILAGRDALGIMPTGSGKSLCFQIPALMMEGITLVISPLISLMKDQVTTLNQAGIHAAYLNSSLTASQYYKALAYAREGRYPIIYVAPERLVTDEFLDFALNTNISMVAVDEAHCVSQWGQDFRPSYLKIVDFIDRLPKRPVISAFTATATKEVREDVIDILMLREPAVVSTGYDRPNLYLGVQSPKDKYATLKNYVECHPDQCGIIYCLTRKLVEEVCDRLNQEGFSATKYHAGLSDEERRKNQDDFIYDRSQIMVATNAFGMGIDKSNVRFVIHYNMPKNLESYYQEVGRCSRDGEPGECILLYSGRDVVTNQMFIDNNQDNQELDPLTHRMVMERDRERLKKMTFYSFTNECLRDYILRYFGEYGENYCGNCSNCLSQFETVDVTDIAKGLTGCVESCRQRYGVNVIIDTVHGANTAKIRNYRMDQNAYYGALAKVPAYKLRQVMNYLMLNEFLTVTNDEYSIVKLTERSKAVLADGGSVVMKMAKEQEHTAKIKEEKKSKKNKMSAASGAGLSEKDEELFETLRALRMEIAKEEKVPPYIVFSDKTLVHMCMVKPKTKEEMLSVSGVGEFKYEKYGERFLVCVKESGGHFT
- a CDS encoding glycoside hydrolase family 43 protein, whose protein sequence is MRKIENPILRGFNPDPSIVRVKDEYFIATSTFEWFPGVQIHKSTDLVNWKLIAHPLNTLKLLDMEGNPDSGGIYAPCLTYDQGIFYLVYTDVKNVSGSFWDCRNYLTTASRIEGPWSAPVYLHGSGIDPSLFHDEDGRKWLVNALLSHREGPKVGFPQWEGIILQEYSSEKKALIGERKVIYKGSGLGTVEGPHLYKRNGIYYLLTAEGGTFYNHAVTMARAERIDGPYETDPENPVMTSRYDCTLPLQRTGHADLVETQDREWYMVHLCGRPLPSKGRSIMGRETAIQKVRWTDDGWLRLNREGHTAEVWVEAPVREEYIVEKAPVRDDFDRPELDINFQTLRIPLDKSMMSLTERSGYLRLYGHESLSSRFRQSFVARRQQSFVFRAETSLEFEPGNFQQMAGLTCFYDTTNYIYLYVSRDEEKGRIINLMINDLNQFSYPLQEEIVIPDMGKVYLRAEIYYDMARFYYSIDGISWNTVGGYVEYSKLSDEYFKERKIERFTGAFVGICCQDFTGSHAYADFDYFDYEEKD
- a CDS encoding carbohydrate ABC transporter permease: MNKMLSNKKAILIFIFPSLLIFLFVVVTSIGMSFYYSLTEWDGITKKMFVGLDNYKSLFIHNTDGFVAALKNSLLLAGLSVIGELVPATALAIILARGVKGEGFFRTVFFVPVLLSSVVLGQLWGMIYNPTYGMLNSIGMKLGFLNKAVAWLGNPDTALLCAFVVVIWQYIGYHMLLIYSGVKRIPQDIFEAAEIDGATRFQTAVRIIIPLILPTIKTSMVLAVIGSLKIFDLIYVLTGGGPNHATEVASTLMYTNIFKKNLYGYGSSMAIFIVIECLVFTVLINLWKPKQYTY
- a CDS encoding GGDEF domain-containing response regulator; this translates as MENEIVYKILIVEDGIIGQKMLVDTLQDTYYVNVVSTGKEAMRMVRRFRPHLILLDIILPDANGFDILKELKENQSTQNIPVIVITGLDTDADEEKALRLGAVDYVRKPFNKVLVNARVKTHIKIVEQLLTIEKLSFYDALTDLANRRKFDYHMEYEWQRALRKKTTIGLLLLDLDNFKNYNDTYGHRQGDIMLKAVADVLKNTLKRATDIPCRWGGEEFAVLIPEISQEEVLLIAEKIRSRIEALEVPRSNSDEITRITSSISAICAIPYQCQQLESFLESADCLLYQAKKEGRNRVQF